In the Camarhynchus parvulus chromosome 25, STF_HiC, whole genome shotgun sequence genome, GCAGCTGACCATGTTCCCCAACGCCAACTGCCGGAGCATCCGTGTGGCACTCAaggtggaggagcagggggatgcAAGGGCTCCCTGGGAagcggccgcagccccggccaTGCTCTGCGGGCTCTGCAGCTCACCCCACTGCTCCCCAGGATCTCCTCTTCAGTGTCTGTGGCTTGACCATCTTCTCCACCATCATCTGCATGCTCTCTGCTGTCGTGTGCTGCATCCAGATCTTCTCCCTTGACATCGTCCACGTGGtgagtgccaggctggggcggtccctggggtgccagggcaggaccTGGTGCAGATTAAAGCTCAGGATGCACATCCCTTGCTGGATCTCAGGGCAGGAggtcccagctctcccttctctcctcgCAGCTGGTCCCACAGCGCTCGAGCTCTGTCACATTGGAATGCACGTCCCCACCTGACACCTTCCTGCAGAGCATGATGGACTTTGAGGAGTTTGTGcctccagtgccaccacccccctACTACCCACCTGAGTACACCTGCAGCTCCGAGACGGATGCACAGAGGTACCACTGGGAGCAAGGCTGGTAGGACTGGGGGTCTGTgtgcccccaggctgggcttgtcCCACCCAGAGTGGCTTTTCTGCTTTGCCTCCACAGCATCACCTACAATGGCTCCATGGACAGCCCCGTGCCCCTCTACCCAACCGATTTCCCCCCGTCATACGAGACTGTGATGGGGCTGCGGGGAGACAGCCaggtgggggctgtggggccgtggggagggcaggctgggcaggatgggctccagctcagctgagccctgtgcctgctgccccaCAGGCCACCCTGTTCGACTCACAGCTGACAGAGGGCTCCCACGCCTGCACCTGTGACCGTGTCCCCTCCATCGTGCTCAGCGGGGAAGGTGAGTGCTGCCCCCGGGCACGGGGGATGGTGGCGGGGCCGgctcttccctgcagctcctcagccgTGCCCGTCCTCTCCTCTCGCAGTCTCCATGGACAGCGGGTCCCTGATCATGTCCGAGATCATGGACATCCCCGGGGACAGCAGCCCCTCGGAGGACTCAtgcctgctggagctgcagggctccatGCGCTCCGTGGATTACGTCCTGTTCCGCTCCATCCAGCGCAGCCGCGCCGATTACTGCCTGAGCGTGGACTGCGTGCAGTGCAGCCACCACGCTCGCAGCCCCACgctggccctgcagggcccctTCGAGGAGATGCCCCAGCCCCGCGTGCGGGGCGAGCGCTCCTATTCCTGCTCCACCGCGGAGCCCGGCCCTGACGGCGGCGTCCTGGCGGGGGGAGCCGTCACCCACAGCTGCAACCGGCTGGTGGGGCCGGTGCGCTGTGCCGGGCCCTGCTTCCCCGAGGTGCGCCTCAAGGACAAGGGCTCCTCGCTGCAGGGACGCGGCGGCGGCCGTCGCACGGACAGCACCGCCGCCGGCCGCCCCCGGCGCAACAGCGAGACCTCGTGCCCTTCGtccccggccccggggctggcCCCGCGCCCGCTGCTGAGGTCACACAGTGACCCCGGCGTCCCGATGGCCGGCCGTGCTGGTAGGTGACAACGACCtccgggatgggatgggagcgTGGCAGCGTGTGTGCGGTGCGGCCGGGATGTGCCGCA is a window encoding:
- the FAM189B gene encoding protein FAM189B isoform X3, giving the protein MPSPTDSSRSLTGRSSRSLTHLRLQRTWLQVLLVLALVQAILGVLVVTFSLVAATITPSTKIRHSCPSWAGFSIAFFTLLSVLGVMLSLAGSILSCQNAQLVKTLEACERERDTCVCCQARSEPPPASCSQQSEQLTMFPNANCRSIRVALKDLLFSVCGLTIFSTIICMLSAVVCCIQIFSLDIVHVLVPQRSSSVTLECTSPPDTFLQSMMDFEEFVPPVPPPPYYPPEYTCSSETDAQSITYNGSMDSPVPLYPTDFPPSYETVMGLRGDSQATLFDSQLTEGSHACTCDRVPSIVLSGEVSMDSGSLIMSEIMDIPGDSSPSEDSCLLELQGSMRSVDYVLFRSIQRSRADYCLSVDCVQCSHHARSPTLALQGPFEEMPQPRVRGERSYSCSTAEPGPDGGVLAGGAVTHSCNRLVGPVRCAGPCFPEVRLKDKGSSLQGRGGGRRTDSTAAGRPRRNSETSCPSSPAPGLAPRPLLRSHSDPGVPMAGRAADFREVLYTKALEDTVSDSSADTGLCSEACLLHRSHCDSPPLLRAGSVGKNKLPPSKKVPQQLSKTATRSLGDLKGYRGTRGLVARFLQRPKRSMEVSGHSFHGHKQVPWSAWPGAERPHEGIHLQSCGDLSSTSSLRRLLSSRRLERGRPRSLSGACKESAL
- the FAM189B gene encoding protein FAM189B isoform X4, translated to MPSPTDSSRSLTGRSSRSLTHLRLQRTWLQVLLVLALVQAILGVLVVTFSLVAATITPSTKIRHSCPSWAGFSLALSGLVGIISWKRPLTLVIAFFTLLSVLGVMLSLAGSILSCQNAQLVKTLEACERERDTCVCCQARSEPPPASCSQQSEQLTMFPNANCRSIRVALKDLLFSVCGLTIFSTIICMLSAVVCCIQIFSLDIVHVLVPQRSSSVTLECTSPPDTFLQSMMDFEEFVPPVPPPPYYPPEYTCSSETDAQSITYNGSMDSPVPLYPTDFPPSYETVMGLRGDSQATLFDSQLTEGSHACTCDRVPSIVLSGEVSMDSGSLIMSEIMDIPGDSSPSEDSCLLELQGSMRSVDYVLFRSIQRSRADYCLSVDCVQCSHHARSPTLALQGPFEEMPQPRVRGERSYSCSTAEPGPDGGVLAGGAVTHSCNRLVGPVRCAGPCFPEVRLKDKGSSLQGRGGGRRTDSTAAGRPRRNSETSCPSSPAPGLAPRPLLRSHSDPGVPMAGRAADFREVLYTKALEDTVSDSSADTGLCSEACLLHRSHCDSPPLLRAGSVGKNKLPPSKKVPQQLSKTATRSLGDLKGYRGTRGLVARFLQRPKRSMEVSGHSFHGHKQPVPMACRFPGVPGRVQSGPTKESTCRAAGT
- the FAM189B gene encoding protein FAM189B isoform X1, coding for MPSPTDSSRSLTGRSSRSLTHLRLQRTWLQVLLVLALVQAILGVLVVTFSLVAATITPSTKIRHSCPSWAGFSLALSGLVGIISWKRPLTLVIAFFTLLSVLGVMLSLAGSILSCQNAQLVKTLEACERERDTCVCCQARSEPPPASCSQQSEQLTMFPNANCRSIRVALKDLLFSVCGLTIFSTIICMLSAVVCCIQIFSLDIVHVLVPQRSSSVTLECTSPPDTFLQSMMDFEEFVPPVPPPPYYPPEYTCSSETDAQSITYNGSMDSPVPLYPTDFPPSYETVMGLRGDSQATLFDSQLTEGSHACTCDRVPSIVLSGEVSMDSGSLIMSEIMDIPGDSSPSEDSCLLELQGSMRSVDYVLFRSIQRSRADYCLSVDCVQCSHHARSPTLALQGPFEEMPQPRVRGERSYSCSTAEPGPDGGVLAGGAVTHSCNRLVGPVRCAGPCFPEVRLKDKGSSLQGRGGGRRTDSTAAGRPRRNSETSCPSSPAPGLAPRPLLRSHSDPGVPMAGRAADFREVLYTKALEDTVSDSSADTGLCSEACLLHRSHCDSPPLLRAGSVGKNKLPPSKKVPQQLSKTATRSLGDLKGYRGTRGLVARFLQRPKRSMEVSGHSFHGHKQVPWSAWPGAERPHEGIHLQSCGDLSSTSSLRRLLSSRRLERGRPRSLSGACKESAL
- the FAM189B gene encoding protein FAM189B isoform X2, producing the protein MPSPTDSSRSLTGRSSRSLTHLRLQRTWLQVLLVLALVQAILGVLVVTFSLVAATITPSTKIRHSCPSWAGFSLALSGLVGIISWKRPLTLVIAFFTLLSVLGVMLSLAGSILSCQNAQLVKTLEACERERDTCVCCQARSEPPPASCSQQSEQLTMFPNANCRSIRVALKDLLFSVCGLTIFSTIICMLSAVVCCIQIFSLDIVHVLVPQRSSSVTLECTSPPDTFLQSMMDFEEFVPPVPPPPYYPPEYTCSSETDAQSITYNGSMDSPVPLYPTDFPPSYETVMGLRGDSQATLFDSQLTEGSHACTCDRVPSIVLSGEVSMDSGSLIMSEIMDIPGDSSPSEDSCLLELQGSMRSVDYVLFRSIQRSRADYCLSVDCVQCSHHARSPTLALQGPFEEMPQPRVRGERSYSCSTAEPGPDGGVLAGGAVTHSCNRLVGPVRCAGPCFPEVRLKDKGSSLQGRGGGRRTDSTAAGRPRRNSETSCPSSPAPGLAPRPLLRSHSDPGVPMAGRADFREVLYTKALEDTVSDSSADTGLCSEACLLHRSHCDSPPLLRAGSVGKNKLPPSKKVPQQLSKTATRSLGDLKGYRGTRGLVARFLQRPKRSMEVSGHSFHGHKQVPWSAWPGAERPHEGIHLQSCGDLSSTSSLRRLLSSRRLERGRPRSLSGACKESAL